In one window of Mytilus trossulus isolate FHL-02 chromosome 7, PNRI_Mtr1.1.1.hap1, whole genome shotgun sequence DNA:
- the LOC134727242 gene encoding uncharacterized protein LOC134727242, with the protein MAINNEVCKRLYQCLCATIGSEEVVSVRRQFFASADYFTERSDFALITSGSRSEGLEMGSDLDIMWLYQNVHISEERTEDSFQIPNNIVMDTDECKPCFSQLKGYSCHYDSFIKLALTPHGQELRLESERIRYLLLLITGLFRPFDFHGPCVSDETEQGLCDITVCLRCPVLINQAQPWIKRERYWPSPCLVSRLCSYGTLFVLIGCKDSSNEHLEWRISFSVAEKLLIFSFTHTQFLCYALMKLLLKQIIDNGNFKGLLCSYFMKTVVFWVCEESNPSIWRSENLWPCFMKCLKRLIYCITYKCLPHYFIIANNLFECRFNRLHLEFLNFLNDLWSRGIYMFSCCDVFSNFFNDVLFGQTMSDFEVVCSNLTAVSLQISRPLIRMFGVVSLLHPLDRQFNRGKLFIKRFLKYATTDFMPLIVFTQFGHLVGKTMNIHSECPNKLKYKLVKQYLPYLIIGLRVDAVSGWMYLATYYYCIGKYKVSLQLIHHALSECTSDKLFHVNNIRIANNLSEIEKDGIRRKL; encoded by the coding sequence CGACAATTTTTTGCTTCAGCAGATTACTTCACAGAAAGATCAGACTTCGCGCTGATTACCAGTGGCAGCAGATCAGAGGGTCTAGAAATGGGGAGTGATTTAGACATCATGTGGCTATATCAAAATGTGCATATAAGCGAAGAAAGAACAGAAGACTCGTTTCAAATTCCGAATAATATTGTAATGGATACTGATGAATGTAAACCTTGCTTTTCTCAACTTAAAGGGTACAGCTGTCATTAtgattcatttataaaattggcTCTTACTCCACATGGACAAGAATTACGACTTGAAAGTGAACGAATTCGGTATTTACTGCTTCTGATTACCGGACTCTTTAGACCATTTGACTTTCATGGTCCATGTGTTTCAGACGAGACCGAACAGGGCCTTTGTGATATAACTGTTTGTCTGAGATGTCCAGTTTTGATTAATCAGGCACAGCCATGGATAAAAAGGGAACGTTACTGGCCGTCTCCGTGTTTAGTGTCACGTTTATGTAGCTATGGTACTTTGTTTGTTCTCATAGGTTGCAAAGACTCATCAAATGAACATTTGGAATGGAGAATTTCATTTTCCGTTGCAGAAAAGCTTCTGATATTCTCTTTTACACATACTCAGTTTTTATGTTATGCACTCATGAAACTTTTATTAAAGCAAATTATTGACAATGGGAATTTCAAAGGTTTACTCTgttcatattttatgaaaactgtCGTGTTTTGGGTTTGTGAGGAATCTAATCCATCCATTTGGCGATCAGAAAATCTATGGCCATGTTTCATGAAATGCTTAAAACGACTCATATATTGTATCACTTACAAATGCCTacctcattattttataattgcgAATAATTTGTTTGAGTGCAGATTTAATCGACTTCATCTtgaatttcttaattttttaaatgacttgTGGTCAAGgggaatatatatgtttagttGCTGTGATGTGTTTTCGAACTTCTTCAATGACGTTCTATTTGGACAAACAATGTCTGATTTTGAAGTTGTTTGTTCGAATCTTACAGCTGTAAGTCTTCAAATATCACGACCCCTTATTCGGATGTTTGGAGTGGTCAGTCTCTTACACCCACTTGATCGTCAATTTAACAGaggaaaattgtttatcaaacGCTTTTTGAAATATGCAACAACTGATTTCATGCCATTAATAGTTTTTACTCAATTTGGTCATCTTGTAGGTAAAACTATGAATATTCATAGCGAATGTCCTAacaaacttaaatataaattagTGAAGCAATATTTGCCGTACTTAATCATTGGGTTACGCGTGGACGCGGTGTCAGGGTGGATGTATTTGGCAACATACTACTATTGTATTGGAAAATACAAAGTTTCTCTACAACTTATACATCATGCTTTAAGTGAATGTACCTCGGATAAATTATTTCATGTAAATAATATACGCATCGCTAATAATTTGTCAGAGATTGAGAAAGATGGAATACGAAGAAAACTATAG